From a single Terribacillus sp. DMT04 genomic region:
- a CDS encoding Ger(x)C family spore germination protein: MIIFFYMSFKLCAYYLYTLLVSNSFLKRGIQMQKVIIIFILLVMLCGCWDARPMKDVQLGILAAYDIVHGRYKNSILIPNIQKSGSGPTQPSPAFIYSANGNTPSEARKNLDNKLRNTYGPSQLDVVLFSEKLAKQNIYPYLDAFYRDPRMHLDAVLGLVRGDAAKLISTAPKSEVEKSEYVEGILESLVNTTELEEVNVDTINKYIYESGIDFVTPILKKTEKNDEVSYEGMAIFSDNKYSGVDIPPRLCTLSLLMRGIKGDRALITAKIRDNESQNPKNYTTIFVEKLKASMKVPPNGKNIHVYFNTKLIVDIEEYPADDFTLDDIPKVKKELEESLTHQAEEIFELTKEANGDIFGVGRTLHAFHNDIWKQLNWKEDFRKVQMHADIEVKVRTRGIYKK, encoded by the coding sequence ATGATTATTTTCTTTTATATGTCTTTCAAGCTTTGCGCATACTACCTGTATACACTACTTGTGAGCAACTCATTTCTAAAAAGAGGGATACAAATGCAGAAGGTAATCATAATTTTTATACTTCTAGTAATGTTGTGTGGTTGCTGGGATGCCAGACCAATGAAAGATGTTCAACTTGGCATTTTAGCTGCATACGACATAGTTCATGGTAGATACAAAAATTCCATTTTAATTCCTAACATACAAAAAAGTGGTTCGGGACCCACACAACCTTCACCAGCATTTATCTATTCAGCTAACGGAAACACACCATCCGAGGCAAGAAAAAATCTGGATAATAAATTAAGGAATACATATGGTCCATCTCAATTAGATGTTGTTCTGTTTAGTGAGAAGTTAGCTAAACAAAATATATATCCTTACCTTGATGCATTCTATCGAGATCCACGCATGCATTTAGATGCAGTACTTGGATTAGTTAGAGGGGATGCTGCCAAACTAATAAGCACTGCACCAAAATCCGAAGTAGAAAAATCAGAGTATGTTGAGGGCATTTTGGAGTCATTAGTAAATACCACTGAATTGGAGGAAGTAAATGTAGATACAATAAATAAGTATATTTACGAATCAGGTATTGATTTTGTTACTCCAATACTTAAAAAAACGGAGAAAAATGATGAAGTTTCTTATGAAGGCATGGCTATATTTTCAGATAATAAATATTCTGGTGTCGATATTCCCCCGAGACTTTGTACGCTTTCTTTATTAATGCGGGGAATAAAAGGAGATAGAGCTCTAATTACCGCTAAGATAAGGGATAACGAATCTCAAAACCCTAAAAACTACACAACAATATTTGTTGAAAAATTAAAGGCCTCTATGAAAGTACCACCGAATGGAAAAAATATTCATGTTTACTTCAATACAAAGTTGATTGTAGATATTGAGGAATATCCTGCTGATGACTTTACATTAGATGATATCCCAAAGGTTAAAAAAGAGCTTGAAGAAAGTCTCACACATCAAGCCGAGGAAATTTTTGAACTAACTAAAGAAGCCAATGGAGATATTTTTGGCGTGGGAAGGACTTTACACGCTTTTCATAATGACATATGGAAACAATTAAATTGGAAAGAAGATTTCCGTAAAGTTCAGATGCACGCTGATATAGAAGTGAAAGTTAGAACGAGAGGTATTTACAAAAAATAA
- a CDS encoding polysaccharide deacetylase family protein, whose protein sequence is MKLAYLSKSVIMSITVVILLGFQHGQLNKEEYEKSGEITWEVQTKKKVIALTFDDGPNGTYTNQVLDVLKENNAKATFFVIGENVKRDSRTLIRTHTEGHEIGNHTFTHPKLQNIDLISVEKEIKQTDDIVMKYIAQKPLYFRPVGGYYNEEIVKAAVDTNHKIILWSQDTRDWNHESADHIYKQVMDNIHPGVIILLHDGGGDRTETVQAIKRLIPALKKKGYALLTISELKNLANDKSPS, encoded by the coding sequence GTGAAGTTGGCGTATCTTAGTAAATCAGTAATTATGTCAATAACAGTAGTGATTTTATTAGGGTTTCAACATGGACAGCTAAATAAAGAGGAATATGAAAAGTCAGGGGAAATCACCTGGGAAGTGCAGACAAAGAAAAAAGTTATTGCATTGACATTTGACGATGGTCCGAATGGGACCTACACTAATCAAGTATTGGATGTGTTAAAAGAGAACAATGCGAAAGCCACTTTTTTTGTGATCGGGGAAAATGTTAAGAGAGACTCCAGAACGTTGATAAGAACACATACTGAAGGACATGAAATTGGGAATCACACATTCACACATCCAAAATTACAGAATATTGACTTGATTAGTGTAGAAAAAGAAATAAAACAAACTGACGATATTGTGATGAAATATATAGCACAAAAACCTCTATACTTTCGTCCAGTTGGAGGATATTACAATGAAGAAATTGTAAAAGCAGCAGTAGATACGAATCATAAGATAATACTGTGGTCACAGGACACAAGAGACTGGAATCACGAATCGGCGGATCATATTTACAAGCAGGTAATGGATAATATTCACCCAGGAGTTATTATTCTTTTACATGATGGTGGTGGAGATAGAACCGAGACAGTTCAAGCGATCAAAAGGTTAATTCCGGCTTTAAAAAAGAAAGGATACGCATTATTAACGATTTCAGAATTGAAAAATCTAGCCAATGATAAGAGCCCTTCATAA
- a CDS encoding FAD-binding oxidoreductase, producing the protein MDKSVKETEKVTSFYLKPKDGKEIATYKPGQYLTIKAKIPGEQYTHVRHCNISDAPNSKYYHISVKRVDSNEDGPPGIVSNYLHKESSKDVTLFFSAPAGDFVLKENDRSTVFISGGNGITPIMSMLNSLIKNKDHRQVTFVHAAANSKIQAFKDHIEEIATQNSNVDKVICYSMPSQQDQFEHNLEKEGFIDTDLLKSIPYLKDTEIYFCSSIPFMQAINHILEQLSIPAEQINYEVFNPIAILDE; encoded by the coding sequence ATAGATAAAAGTGTAAAAGAAACCGAAAAAGTCACTTCATTCTACTTAAAACCAAAAGACGGGAAAGAGATAGCCACGTATAAGCCGGGACAGTATTTAACGATAAAAGCTAAAATCCCGGGAGAACAATATACCCATGTTCGGCATTGCAATATTTCTGATGCTCCGAATAGTAAATATTATCACATAAGTGTAAAACGCGTGGATTCAAATGAAGATGGTCCCCCTGGAATCGTATCTAATTATCTCCATAAAGAATCTTCTAAAGATGTTACCTTGTTTTTTTCAGCACCGGCGGGTGACTTTGTACTGAAGGAGAATGATCGTTCCACTGTATTCATTAGCGGAGGAAACGGTATTACTCCAATTATGAGCATGCTTAATAGCTTAATTAAAAATAAGGATCATCGTCAGGTTACCTTCGTTCATGCTGCTGCTAATAGTAAAATACAAGCATTCAAGGATCACATCGAGGAGATAGCAACCCAAAATTCAAACGTTGATAAGGTTATATGTTACAGCATGCCGTCGCAACAAGATCAATTCGAGCACAACTTAGAAAAAGAAGGGTTTATTGACACAGATTTGCTTAAGTCTATCCCTTATTTAAAGGATACTGAGATTTATTTTTGTAGTTCGATACCATTTATGCAAGCTATTAACCATATCTTAGAACAACTAAGTATACCAGCAGAACAAATTAACTACGAAGTATTCAATCCCATCGCCATTCTAGATGAATAA
- a CDS encoding globin domain-containing protein, which produces MHITDLSELNPVIERICHKHRAIGIMPDQYPVVGETLLQAVKEVLGHAATDEIIDAWGKAYGYISNTLISLEKKLYDETVKQIGG; this is translated from the coding sequence ATGCATATTACAGATCTTAGTGAACTTAATCCAGTAATTGAAAGAATATGTCATAAACATCGAGCAATCGGTATCATGCCTGATCAATACCCTGTTGTTGGAGAAACTCTTCTCCAAGCAGTAAAAGAAGTTTTGGGTCATGCAGCTACAGATGAAATCATTGATGCTTGGGGAAAAGCGTACGGATATATATCAAATACATTAATCAGCTTAGAAAAGAAGTTATATGATGAAACAGTGAAGCAAATTGGAGGATAG
- a CDS encoding DUF421 domain-containing protein, which produces MSIVIGSVIANMAIDPSVTFRHSLIVFIALVITFYLLLLLTFKNRKIKKYLSGTPTIIMEKGKLNEENMRRMKITMADLQQRFREHSVFDINEIETAYLEPSGQLSYEKKKIHQPITMADLTKISHSLVQTQNDKENN; this is translated from the coding sequence TTGTCTATTGTAATTGGCTCAGTTATTGCAAATATGGCAATTGACCCTTCTGTTACGTTCAGGCACTCTTTAATTGTCTTTATCGCCCTTGTTATAACATTTTACTTGTTGCTCCTACTTACTTTTAAAAATAGAAAAATAAAGAAGTATTTATCTGGTACTCCAACTATCATTATGGAGAAGGGGAAATTAAACGAAGAGAATATGAGAAGAATGAAAATAACAATGGCCGATCTTCAGCAACGCTTTCGGGAACACAGCGTTTTTGACATTAATGAAATCGAAACGGCTTATCTCGAGCCCAGCGGACAGTTATCTTATGAAAAAAAGAAAATTCATCAACCGATTACCATGGCTGATTTAACTAAAATTTCTCATTCTCTTGTGCAGACTCAAAACGATAAAGAAAACAATTAG
- a CDS encoding DUF421 domain-containing protein: protein MDLLMNPFIIFIFGFLFLRFTGKKAVSQMHTFDVLYVIVIGNAISQPIQKNNIWLALLCTGIFVLLYKIFMRLSLHNKLRWILYESPTVLIRNGDIDRKGLKKVRLPVDEFLAQLRIQGITDTTTVEMATLEDSGVLSVIPKAEYRPVQPADMDINVKREYIPIPLIMDGQIINHNLKYLNLTKEWVLQQLELKHIGIDDIILGTYTENKKLRVDTNVEKGQSGMYFYQPGQHN from the coding sequence ATGGATTTGTTAATGAACCCTTTCATTATTTTTATATTTGGGTTCCTGTTTTTACGCTTTACTGGAAAAAAGGCTGTATCTCAAATGCATACATTTGATGTTCTTTACGTTATTGTAATTGGTAATGCAATCAGCCAACCAATACAGAAAAACAATATTTGGTTAGCACTACTGTGTACAGGAATCTTTGTATTACTTTATAAAATATTCATGCGTCTATCACTTCATAATAAGTTACGTTGGATTCTTTATGAGAGTCCGACTGTTCTCATTAGAAATGGTGATATTGACCGAAAAGGTTTGAAGAAGGTTAGGCTACCTGTTGATGAATTTCTCGCACAGTTGCGAATTCAAGGTATCACCGATACTACCACAGTTGAAATGGCTACGCTTGAAGATTCTGGTGTATTAAGTGTGATACCTAAAGCTGAGTATAGACCTGTCCAACCTGCAGATATGGATATCAATGTCAAAAGAGAATACATACCTATACCTCTGATAATGGATGGCCAAATAATCAACCACAATCTTAAGTATTTGAACCTTACAAAGGAATGGGTTTTGCAACAGTTAGAGTTAAAACATATAGGGATTGATGATATAATCCTTGGAACTTACACAGAGAATAAGAAATTACGAGTGGATACAAATGTTGAAAAAGGTCAGTCTGGAATGTATTTCTACCAACCAGGTCAACATAATTAA
- a CDS encoding DUF421 domain-containing protein, producing the protein MGAIASIMILESRVPLLKGGYVVILFGALTWFLGVSAIKSFTARKVLDDEPLLVIKDGKIHEQGMKHARLTKDSLLPLLRQKDIFYLGEVEFAFFETDGSLSPYKKPNQKSDQATVRGVPQTFIMDGKILEDSLQATGKNKDWVAHILKTRQINLRDVFVAQLDERGELYVDMRNDKHF; encoded by the coding sequence TTGGGTGCAATAGCTTCTATAATGATTCTGGAGAGTAGGGTACCTCTGTTAAAAGGAGGATACGTTGTTATATTATTTGGAGCACTAACATGGTTTCTCGGTGTTTCAGCTATAAAATCCTTTACAGCAAGAAAAGTGTTGGATGATGAACCTTTATTAGTCATCAAAGATGGAAAAATACACGAACAAGGGATGAAACACGCTAGGCTTACAAAGGATAGCTTACTTCCTCTTTTAAGGCAGAAAGATATTTTTTACTTGGGTGAAGTAGAGTTTGCCTTCTTTGAAACTGATGGGTCTCTTTCACCTTATAAAAAACCAAATCAAAAATCTGATCAAGCTACTGTAAGAGGTGTACCACAGACCTTTATCATGGATGGAAAGATTCTAGAGGATTCTCTTCAAGCTACGGGGAAAAATAAAGACTGGGTAGCTCACATTTTAAAAACACGTCAAATTAATCTAAGAGACGTGTTTGTCGCACAACTAGACGAAAGAGGAGAGCTGTATGTCGACATGCGGAATGACAAGCATTTTTAA